The Bradyrhizobium sp. CCBAU 53340 nucleotide sequence ACATGTCGACCGTCCTGCTCGCGGGCAACGCGTCCATCGGGCATTATTTCTCTAACTTGATCTACGCGCTCTGGACCAATCCGGACGAGCGTCGCAAGTTGCAGGCCGATCCGGCCCTGCTGGATGCCGCCGTGAACGAAGGCGTTCGCTGGGATACGTCAACCCAGGCTTTCGGACGGCAGACCACGAAGGAGGTCAAGCTGCACGGAATCGCAATTCCGGCAGACAGCCGGCTCGTGGTCTGTTTCGCGGCCGCCAATCGCGACGAACGCGCTATCCCGGATCCGGACCGCTTTGACATCAGCCGGCCAAAGACCCGGCATTTTGGCTTCGGCTCCGGCCCCCATATCTGCCTTGGGGCGCCCGCAGCACGGGCCATGATGCGAACGGTCATGACCCCTCTGCTGCCGGCGCTCGGCGACTATGAGCTCGACGTCGCGAACGCCGAACGCGTCGCTCACATGATGGTACGCGGCTTTTACAAGCTGACGATCCGCTGGTGAACGAGGTGAGCGAGTTCGACCTCACCGGCAATGGGTTTCTCGATGACCCCTATCCGACCTATCGTCGCCTGCGCTCCGAATGTCCGGTCTATCATTGCCCTACCACAAAGCTCTGGTTCGTGAGCCGCTATGCGGATATCGCCTATGCACTGAACAATCCCGTCCTGCTCTCGTCCTCCGCCGGGAACGCCCTCAGCGATTCTCCGCTGCGCGTGGGCAAGACGCTCGGCTCGATCGACCCGCCACGGCATGACGAGCTTCGCCGGATCATCATGCGGGGACTGAGCCCGGCGCGTATCGAGCTGGTTCTGCCCTGGATCCGCGATACTCTCGCTAAGGGCCTGGAAGCGCTTGGCACCCGGCGCCGATGCGACTTTGTCGCCGAAGTGAGCCGCCCGGTGCTGTTCGGCGCGCTAGGCAGGATGCTGGGGCTGGGACCCGATTCGGCGCAGCGCGCAGCCGAGCTGTCGGAGCGTTTATTTCGCGGGAATTCCGGCCCCGCGGGGCCTGCGCTCTCCGAGGAAGAACGCGCCAAGGTCATTGCGCTGCTGTCCGAGGAGTTGGAACGCCGGCGTGTCGAACGTGGGGACGATCTCTTCTCGGTCCTGATCGCTGCTCAACAGGATGGAGCGCCCCTCACGGATACCGAGATCGTCGCAAACATGATGACCGTGCTCCTGGCCGGCAATGCCTCCATCGGCCACTTTCTACCCAACCTGGTCCATGCGCTCTGGCGCCACCCCGAGCAGCGATCGCGCATCCTGGCCGATCAGAGCTTGGTCGAAGCTACCATCGAAGAGGGTGTGCGCTGGGATACCTCGACACAGTGTTTCGCGCGGATCACTTCCAGCCCGGTCG carries:
- a CDS encoding cytochrome P450, which encodes MNEVSEFDLTGNGFLDDPYPTYRRLRSECPVYHCPTTKLWFVSRYADIAYALNNPVLLSSSAGNALSDSPLRVGKTLGSIDPPRHDELRRIIMRGLSPARIELVLPWIRDTLAKGLEALGTRRRCDFVAEVSRPVLFGALGRMLGLGPDSAQRAAELSERLFRGNSGPAGPALSEEERAKVIALLSEELERRRVERGDDLFSVLIAAQQDGAPLTDTEIVANMMTVLLAGNASIGHFLPNLVHALWRHPEQRSRILADQSLVEATIEEGVRWDTSTQCFARITSSPVALSETDIPAGSRVVLLYGSANRDESAITNAETFNVDRGKVRHFGFGSGPHICLGAPATRAMLRTILPKVLSTFGDFEIDLARAVRVRHLMVRGFRSLPLAW